One window of the Pseudochaenichthys georgianus chromosome 21, fPseGeo1.2, whole genome shotgun sequence genome contains the following:
- the sympk gene encoding symplekin isoform X1, whose amino-acid sequence MEYSSREGETQLNPQQVIPQVVDMTTSERVVDLLNQAALIATDEKLNVLKQVQELVINKDPSLLDNFLDELIAFQTDKSIEVRKFVIGFIEEACKRDNELLLRLIANLNMLLRDDSVNVVKKAILTLTQLYKVSLQWLVRSKAVSERQEASWDMVTQMKGDVLALLDSENDGVRTHAIKFTESLIITLSPRTTDSDVPKRQEGDISLDKVPRDHSYIRYSALCEEGKAALEKLLKFMVHPAISSINLTTTLGSLASIARQRPMFMSEVVQAYETLHANLPPTLAKSQVSSVRKNLKLHLVAVLKHPCSLEFQGQISTLLLDLGMAQSEITRSTPAPREQRKRPRHDEYTEGKKVKMEPALIEDDEDKEEPAPLSLPKPAAVPGAQSAIDLTAEFLHPLLSPENVANLVLISMVYLPDIMPASFQATYTPVESAGTDAQIKHLARLMATQMTAAGIGPGLEQCKAREDDAGKDNEDEAGSKDLLIKRKLPAVMVGQAISVVGGYEKEKVPAEAPATVKRLPEPIVPTAQTKMTGASGRKKVFRLSDVVQPFSDAQIEKLTSRAVKRILHSEKAIAQSGMSHVRVKLLSKLVTQFEGTMKEDVLKFILEDIRTRSDLAFSLLYQEYNTYLSHLPTGLLDSYDHCLYTLLSGLQEKPEQRDGLFTKLVLEAPLITESALEVIRRYCEDESRVYLGMTTLKELIVKRPSRQFQYLHVLLDLSSHEKEKVRTTALAFLKRMYEKDQLRDYIEKFALNYMQLLVHPNPPSLLFGADKDTEVAAPWTEETVRQCLFLYLSLLPLNHRLVHELASVYTEAIADIKRSVLRAIEQPIRGMGMNSPELLLLVENCPKGAETLVTRCLHILTDKVPPSPELVERVRDLYHKRVPDVRFLIPVINGLEKNEVIQALPKLIKLNPIVVKEVFNRLLGTQHSEGSSSVSPLTPGDLLIALHNIDSTKCDMKSIIKATNLCFGEKNVYTSEVLAVVMQQLMEQSPLPMLLMRTVIQSLTMYPRLGGFVMNILSRLIVKQVWKYPKVWEGFVKCCQRTKPQSYSVLLQLPAAPLSSVFERCPEMREPLLQHVLSFTAHQQAHIPASIMAVLEANKKPEPEPVVVVEPVVEPVVEQEMEPAPASLSVPAEAEAPAAALGEREQRSTLKQQEEPMEQEEEPAPRIQEEAGDTVTQEELTRQDETPRPTPTPTPSPEPAAVEEPMEAEPSDLHEAEQPGEAEVTGAGSGSGSENGE is encoded by the exons GTTCAGGAGCTCGTCATCAACAAGGATCCCTCTCTTCTGGACAATTTCTTGGAT GAGTTGATCGCCTTTCAGACGGACAAGTCTATCGAAGTGAGGAAGTTTGTCATCGGCTTCATCGAGGAAGCATG TAAAAGGGACAACGAGCTCCTTCTTAGGCTGATAGCCAATCTGAACATGTTGCTGAGAGACGACAGCGTGAACGTGGTGAAGAAAGCCATCCTCACACTCACACAACTGTACAAAGTGTCTCTGCAG TGGTTGGTGCGCTCTAAAGCAGTATCCGAGAGGCAGGAGGCATCCTGGGATATGGTCACACAGATGAAAGGAGATGTTCTAGCCTTGCTGGACTCTGAAAACGACGGCGTGCGCACTCACGCTATCAAGTTCACAGAATCATTAATCATCACTCTGTCGCCCCGGACGACAGACTCTGATGTTCCCAAGAGACAGGAAGGGGACATCAGCCTGGATAAAGTTCCCCGAGATCACTCATACATTCGCTACT CTGCTCTGTGTGAGGAGGGCAAGGCTGCACTGGAGAAGCTGCTGAAGTTCATGGTCCATCCGGCCATCTCGAGCATCAACCTCACCACAACGCTGGGCTCCCTGGCTTCCATCGCCCGGCAGAGGCCCATGTTCATGTCGGAGGTGGTGCAGGCGTATGAGACGTTACACG CAAACTTGCCACCAACTCTGGCCAAGTCTCAGGTCAGCAGTGTGCGAAAGAACCTGAAGCTGCACTTGGTGGCGGTCCTGAAGCACCCCTGCAGCCTGGAGTTCCAGGGTCAGATCAGCACTCTGCTGCTGGACCTGGGAATGGCCCAGAGTGAAATAACACGCTCCACGCCTGCACCCCGCGAGCAGCGCAAACGGCCTCGCCATGACGAATACACAGAGGGGAAAAAGGTCAAGATGG AGCCAGCACTGATTGAAGATGATGAGGACAAAGAGGAGCCGGCCCCTCTGTCGCTCCCTAAACCAGCTGCGGTTCCAGGGGCCCAGTCTGCCATCGACCTGACAGCGGAGTTCCTGCACCCGCTGCTGTCCCCTGAGAACGTAGCCAACCTG GTGCTCATCAGCATGGTGTATCTGCCAGACATCATGCCGGCCTCCTTCCAGGCCACATACACGCCTGTGGAGTCAGCGGGCACCGACGCCCAGATCAAGCATCTGGCCCGGCTGATGGCCACGCAGATGACTGCAGCTGGCATCGGCCCAG GACTGGAGCAGTGCAAAGCCAGAGAAGATGATGCAGGCAAAGACAACGAGGATGAAGCTGGGTCCAAAGACCTGCTCATCAAGCGCAAACTTCCTGCTGTGATGGTGGGACAGGCCATCTCTGTGGTGGGGGGTTACGAAAAGGAAAAGGTTCCCGCAGAGGCCCCCGCCACAGTCAAGAGGCTCCCTGAACCCATCGTTCCTACGGCTCAAACCAA AATGACGGGGGCGAGTGGAAGGAAAAAGGTGTTCCGACTGTCGGATGTGGTCCAGCCTTTCTCTGACGCACAGATCGAGAAGCTAACCTCCAGAGCCGTCAAACGCATCCTGCATTCAGAGAAGGCCATCGCGCAAAGCGGCATGTCGCAT GTCAGAGTGAAGCTGCTCTCCAAGCTTGTAACACAGTTTGAAGGGACGATGAAAGAAGACGTGCTGAAGTTTATCCTGGAGGACATCAGGACCAGGAGTGACCTGGCTTTCTCTCTCCTCTACCAAGAGTACAACACTTACCTCAGCCACCTGCCAACCGGGCTGCTGGACAGCTACGACCACTGCCTCTACACCCTGCTGTCCGGCCTGCAGGAGAAACCCGAGCAGAGGGATGG ACTCTTCACCAAGCTGGTGCTGGAGGCTCCCCTTATAACGGAGTCAGCGCTGGAAGTCATCCGCCGGTACTGTGAGGACGAG TCTCGGGTCTACTTGGGCATGACCACTCTGAAGGAGCTGATCGTCAAGCGGCCCTCACGGCAGTTCCAGTATCTGCACGTCCTGCTGGATCTCAGCTCGCATGAAAAAGAGAAG GTGCGAACCACTGCCCTGGCTTTTCTGAAGCGTATGTATGAGAAGGATCAGCTGAGGGACTACATTGAGAAGTTTGCCCTGAACTAcatgcagcttctggtccaTCCAAACCCTCCATCTCTGCTCTTTGGGGCTGACAAGGACACGG AGGTGGCTGCCCCCTGGACTGAAGAGACGGTGAGACAGTGTCTCTTCCTCTACCTGTCCCTGCTGCCTCTCAACCACCGGCTCGTCCACGAGCTGGCGTCCGTCTACACCGAGGCCATCGCTGACATCAAGCGCAGCGTGCTGCGAGCCATTGAGCAGCCT ATCCGTGGGATGGGGATGAACTCGcccgagctgctgctgctggtggaaAACTGTCCTAAAGGCGCGGAGACGTTAGTGACGCGCTGTCTGCACATTCTGACCGATAAAG TGCCCCCGTCTCCAGAGCTGGTGGAGAGAGTGCGAGACCTGTACCACAAACGAGTGCCCGATGTACGTTTCCTGATTCCAGTCATAAACGGCCTCGAAAAG AATGAAGTGATCCAGGCTCTCCCGAAGCTCATCAAACTCAACCCCATTGTGGTGAAGGAGGTGTTCAACCGTCTCTTAGGAACCCAGCACA GTGAGGGGAGTTCATCTGTGTCCCCTCTGACCCCAGGAGACCTGCTGATTGCCTTGCACAACATAGACTCAACCAAATGTGACATGAAATCTATCATTAAAG CTACCAACCTGTGCTTCGGGGAGAAGAACGTGTACACGTCGGAGGTTTTGGCGGTGGTGATGCAGCAGCTGATGGAGCAGAGCCCCCTTCCCATGCTGCTCATGCGCACCGTCATCCAGTCCCTCACCATGTATCCCAGGCTGGGAGGCTTCGTCATGAACATCCTGTCCCGCCTCATCGTCAAGCAG GTGTGGAAGTATCCTAAGGTATGGGAGGGCTTTGTGAAGTGCTGCCAGAGGACCAAGCCTCAGTCGTACagcgtgctgctgcagctgccggCCGCCCCGCTCAGCAGCGTGTTTGAGCGCTGCCCAGAGATGAGGGAGCCCCTCCTGCAGCATGTCCTCTCCTTCACCGCTCACCAG CAAGCTCACATACCTGCCTCCATCATGGCGGTACTGGAAGCAAATAAAAAGCCAGAACCGGAGCCTGTGGTGGTCGTCGAGCCGGTCGTAGAGCCGGTCGTCGAGCAAGAG ATGGAGCCAGCTCCTGCCTCGCTTTCTGTCCCAGCGGAAGCAGAGGCTCCCGCTGCAGCCCTGGGAGAGCGGGAGCAGCGGAGCACCCTGAAGCAGCAGGAGGAGCCgatggagcaggaggaggagcctGCTCCACGGATACAGGAGGAGGCTGGGGACACGGTAACCCAG GAGGAGCTGACAAGACAAGATGAGACCCCGAGGCCAACGCCAACTCCGACCCCCTCCCCTGAACCAGCAGCAGTGGAGGAGCCGATGGAGGCTGAGCCCTCAGACCTGCACGAGGCCGAACAGCCTGGGGAGGCTGAAGTCACAGGGGCTGGgagcgggagcgggagcgaAAATGGAGAATGA
- the sympk gene encoding symplekin isoform X2, translating to MEYSSREGETQLNPQQVIPQVVDMTTSERVVDLLNQAALIATDEKLNVLKQVQELVINKDPSLLDNFLDELIAFQTDKSIEVRKFVIGFIEEACKRDNELLLRLIANLNMLLRDDSVNVVKKAILTLTQLYKVSLQWLVRSKAVSERQEASWDMVTQMKGDVLALLDSENDGVRTHAIKFTESLIITLSPRTTDSDVPKRQEGDISLDKVPRDHSYIRYSALCEEGKAALEKLLKFMVHPAISSINLTTTLGSLASIARQRPMFMSEVVQAYETLHANLPPTLAKSQVSSVRKNLKLHLVAVLKHPCSLEFQGQISTLLLDLGMAQSEITRSTPAPREQRKRPRHDEYTEGKKVKMEPALIEDDEDKEEPAPLSLPKPAAVPGAQSAIDLTAEFLHPLLSPENVANLVLISMVYLPDIMPASFQATYTPVESAGTDAQIKHLARLMATQMTAAGIGPGLEQCKAREDDAGKDNEDEAGSKDLLIKRKLPAVMVGQAISVVGGYEKEKVPAEAPATVKRLPEPIVPTAQTKMTGASGRKKVFRLSDVVQPFSDAQIEKLTSRAVKRILHSEKAIAQSGMSHVRVKLLSKLVTQFEGTMKEDVLKFILEDIRTRSDLAFSLLYQEYNTYLSHLPTGLLDSYDHCLYTLLSGLQEKPEQRDGLFTKLVLEAPLITESALEVIRRYCEDESRVYLGMTTLKELIVKRPSRQFQYLHVLLDLSSHEKEKVRTTALAFLKRMYEKDQLRDYIEKFALNYMQLLVHPNPPSLLFGADKDTEVAAPWTEETVRQCLFLYLSLLPLNHRLVHELASVYTEAIADIKRSVLRAIEQPIRGMGMNSPELLLLVENCPKGAETLVTRCLHILTDKVPPSPELVERVRDLYHKRVPDVRFLIPVINGLEKNEVIQALPKLIKLNPIVVKEVFNRLLGTQHSEGSSSVSPLTPGDLLIALHNIDSTKCDMKSIIKATNLCFGEKNVYTSEVLAVVMQQLMEQSPLPMLLMRTVIQSLTMYPRLGGFVMNILSRLIVKQVWKYPKVWEGFVKCCQRTKPQSYSVLLQLPAAPLSSVFERCPEMREPLLQHVLSFTAHQQAHIPASIMAVLEANKKPEPEPVVVVEPVVEPVVEQEMEPAPASLSVPAEAEAPAAALGEREQRSTLKQQEEPMEQEEEPAPRIQEEAGDTEELTRQDETPRPTPTPTPSPEPAAVEEPMEAEPSDLHEAEQPGEAEVTGAGSGSGSENGE from the exons GTTCAGGAGCTCGTCATCAACAAGGATCCCTCTCTTCTGGACAATTTCTTGGAT GAGTTGATCGCCTTTCAGACGGACAAGTCTATCGAAGTGAGGAAGTTTGTCATCGGCTTCATCGAGGAAGCATG TAAAAGGGACAACGAGCTCCTTCTTAGGCTGATAGCCAATCTGAACATGTTGCTGAGAGACGACAGCGTGAACGTGGTGAAGAAAGCCATCCTCACACTCACACAACTGTACAAAGTGTCTCTGCAG TGGTTGGTGCGCTCTAAAGCAGTATCCGAGAGGCAGGAGGCATCCTGGGATATGGTCACACAGATGAAAGGAGATGTTCTAGCCTTGCTGGACTCTGAAAACGACGGCGTGCGCACTCACGCTATCAAGTTCACAGAATCATTAATCATCACTCTGTCGCCCCGGACGACAGACTCTGATGTTCCCAAGAGACAGGAAGGGGACATCAGCCTGGATAAAGTTCCCCGAGATCACTCATACATTCGCTACT CTGCTCTGTGTGAGGAGGGCAAGGCTGCACTGGAGAAGCTGCTGAAGTTCATGGTCCATCCGGCCATCTCGAGCATCAACCTCACCACAACGCTGGGCTCCCTGGCTTCCATCGCCCGGCAGAGGCCCATGTTCATGTCGGAGGTGGTGCAGGCGTATGAGACGTTACACG CAAACTTGCCACCAACTCTGGCCAAGTCTCAGGTCAGCAGTGTGCGAAAGAACCTGAAGCTGCACTTGGTGGCGGTCCTGAAGCACCCCTGCAGCCTGGAGTTCCAGGGTCAGATCAGCACTCTGCTGCTGGACCTGGGAATGGCCCAGAGTGAAATAACACGCTCCACGCCTGCACCCCGCGAGCAGCGCAAACGGCCTCGCCATGACGAATACACAGAGGGGAAAAAGGTCAAGATGG AGCCAGCACTGATTGAAGATGATGAGGACAAAGAGGAGCCGGCCCCTCTGTCGCTCCCTAAACCAGCTGCGGTTCCAGGGGCCCAGTCTGCCATCGACCTGACAGCGGAGTTCCTGCACCCGCTGCTGTCCCCTGAGAACGTAGCCAACCTG GTGCTCATCAGCATGGTGTATCTGCCAGACATCATGCCGGCCTCCTTCCAGGCCACATACACGCCTGTGGAGTCAGCGGGCACCGACGCCCAGATCAAGCATCTGGCCCGGCTGATGGCCACGCAGATGACTGCAGCTGGCATCGGCCCAG GACTGGAGCAGTGCAAAGCCAGAGAAGATGATGCAGGCAAAGACAACGAGGATGAAGCTGGGTCCAAAGACCTGCTCATCAAGCGCAAACTTCCTGCTGTGATGGTGGGACAGGCCATCTCTGTGGTGGGGGGTTACGAAAAGGAAAAGGTTCCCGCAGAGGCCCCCGCCACAGTCAAGAGGCTCCCTGAACCCATCGTTCCTACGGCTCAAACCAA AATGACGGGGGCGAGTGGAAGGAAAAAGGTGTTCCGACTGTCGGATGTGGTCCAGCCTTTCTCTGACGCACAGATCGAGAAGCTAACCTCCAGAGCCGTCAAACGCATCCTGCATTCAGAGAAGGCCATCGCGCAAAGCGGCATGTCGCAT GTCAGAGTGAAGCTGCTCTCCAAGCTTGTAACACAGTTTGAAGGGACGATGAAAGAAGACGTGCTGAAGTTTATCCTGGAGGACATCAGGACCAGGAGTGACCTGGCTTTCTCTCTCCTCTACCAAGAGTACAACACTTACCTCAGCCACCTGCCAACCGGGCTGCTGGACAGCTACGACCACTGCCTCTACACCCTGCTGTCCGGCCTGCAGGAGAAACCCGAGCAGAGGGATGG ACTCTTCACCAAGCTGGTGCTGGAGGCTCCCCTTATAACGGAGTCAGCGCTGGAAGTCATCCGCCGGTACTGTGAGGACGAG TCTCGGGTCTACTTGGGCATGACCACTCTGAAGGAGCTGATCGTCAAGCGGCCCTCACGGCAGTTCCAGTATCTGCACGTCCTGCTGGATCTCAGCTCGCATGAAAAAGAGAAG GTGCGAACCACTGCCCTGGCTTTTCTGAAGCGTATGTATGAGAAGGATCAGCTGAGGGACTACATTGAGAAGTTTGCCCTGAACTAcatgcagcttctggtccaTCCAAACCCTCCATCTCTGCTCTTTGGGGCTGACAAGGACACGG AGGTGGCTGCCCCCTGGACTGAAGAGACGGTGAGACAGTGTCTCTTCCTCTACCTGTCCCTGCTGCCTCTCAACCACCGGCTCGTCCACGAGCTGGCGTCCGTCTACACCGAGGCCATCGCTGACATCAAGCGCAGCGTGCTGCGAGCCATTGAGCAGCCT ATCCGTGGGATGGGGATGAACTCGcccgagctgctgctgctggtggaaAACTGTCCTAAAGGCGCGGAGACGTTAGTGACGCGCTGTCTGCACATTCTGACCGATAAAG TGCCCCCGTCTCCAGAGCTGGTGGAGAGAGTGCGAGACCTGTACCACAAACGAGTGCCCGATGTACGTTTCCTGATTCCAGTCATAAACGGCCTCGAAAAG AATGAAGTGATCCAGGCTCTCCCGAAGCTCATCAAACTCAACCCCATTGTGGTGAAGGAGGTGTTCAACCGTCTCTTAGGAACCCAGCACA GTGAGGGGAGTTCATCTGTGTCCCCTCTGACCCCAGGAGACCTGCTGATTGCCTTGCACAACATAGACTCAACCAAATGTGACATGAAATCTATCATTAAAG CTACCAACCTGTGCTTCGGGGAGAAGAACGTGTACACGTCGGAGGTTTTGGCGGTGGTGATGCAGCAGCTGATGGAGCAGAGCCCCCTTCCCATGCTGCTCATGCGCACCGTCATCCAGTCCCTCACCATGTATCCCAGGCTGGGAGGCTTCGTCATGAACATCCTGTCCCGCCTCATCGTCAAGCAG GTGTGGAAGTATCCTAAGGTATGGGAGGGCTTTGTGAAGTGCTGCCAGAGGACCAAGCCTCAGTCGTACagcgtgctgctgcagctgccggCCGCCCCGCTCAGCAGCGTGTTTGAGCGCTGCCCAGAGATGAGGGAGCCCCTCCTGCAGCATGTCCTCTCCTTCACCGCTCACCAG CAAGCTCACATACCTGCCTCCATCATGGCGGTACTGGAAGCAAATAAAAAGCCAGAACCGGAGCCTGTGGTGGTCGTCGAGCCGGTCGTAGAGCCGGTCGTCGAGCAAGAG ATGGAGCCAGCTCCTGCCTCGCTTTCTGTCCCAGCGGAAGCAGAGGCTCCCGCTGCAGCCCTGGGAGAGCGGGAGCAGCGGAGCACCCTGAAGCAGCAGGAGGAGCCgatggagcaggaggaggagcctGCTCCACGGATACAGGAGGAGGCTGGGGACACG GAGGAGCTGACAAGACAAGATGAGACCCCGAGGCCAACGCCAACTCCGACCCCCTCCCCTGAACCAGCAGCAGTGGAGGAGCCGATGGAGGCTGAGCCCTCAGACCTGCACGAGGCCGAACAGCCTGGGGAGGCTGAAGTCACAGGGGCTGGgagcgggagcgggagcgaAAATGGAGAATGA